In the genome of Olsenella profusa DSM 13989, one region contains:
- a CDS encoding DUF5028 domain-containing protein, protein MRRRVRRIILAFALLVVASGIVTRIAYVNSTMPKIPQESYDEGEWVALDGAFQDVNSENTQGYSLKVEGATLCTHDEYLTKYGVTPDEPGKYGGAQCVVDVEIHVRNEGNDSGGLNMFEMVLVPTRANEYLLYDSDLWAQVQKGGGDAVSIRPGTEFVMHVPYTVNSNEAGKYADAIRDRDFNLVVARMPRRMTIAVHVSE, encoded by the coding sequence ATGAGACGACGTGTAAGGAGAATCATTCTGGCGTTTGCGCTTCTTGTCGTGGCGAGTGGCATTGTGACACGCATCGCATACGTGAACAGCACCATGCCCAAGATTCCTCAGGAGTCCTATGACGAGGGGGAGTGGGTCGCGCTCGATGGCGCGTTCCAGGACGTGAACTCCGAGAATACGCAGGGGTATTCCCTCAAGGTCGAGGGAGCGACGCTCTGCACGCATGACGAGTATCTTACCAAGTACGGCGTGACACCGGATGAGCCGGGCAAGTATGGGGGTGCCCAGTGCGTCGTGGACGTTGAGATTCATGTGCGGAACGAAGGCAACGACTCGGGTGGGCTCAACATGTTTGAAATGGTGCTCGTCCCCACGCGGGCGAACGAGTACCTCCTCTATGACAGCGACCTATGGGCACAGGTGCAGAAGGGCGGTGGGGATGCCGTATCCATCCGCCCTGGTACGGAGTTTGTCATGCATGTTCCCTATACGGTTAACAGCAACGAGGCGGGCAAGTATGCGGACGCGATTAGGGATCGGGACTTCAACCTCGTCGTGGCCCGCATGCCGCGTCGCATGACGATAGCGGTGCACGTGAGCGAATAG
- a CDS encoding DUF4153 domain-containing protein, whose translation MAELERAGMPPVPQDYPGPDAHDDPGRADAAAPHLARRDVPALLLALAFSLLWTRASTLDLMFGWLDDEWWLWRVVRFLAVSLATFSLLYGVAHAQEARRATGEVPLPKPANTVALTTMLAALDAVYLIFVVVQFQELFGGPEMVGATGAYASYARQGFFELVGVSAINLAVALACVWWLRGGRRPVVLLVLQCGLLAAIAVMLASSALRMGLYVERYGLTMLRALTYVGMVSILMLGVFTAVRLFRPQFRLYRWSLATLLVIWLAFGLSVPAARIAEFDVNGYLDGSIEEIDIDYLYDLGPDASDALDHLAEERPGQATFGAVT comes from the coding sequence ATGGCTGAGCTTGAAAGGGCCGGGATGCCTCCCGTGCCCCAGGACTACCCTGGCCCAGATGCGCATGATGACCCTGGGCGTGCCGACGCCGCGGCTCCCCACCTTGCACGGAGGGATGTCCCGGCCCTCCTGCTCGCCCTGGCCTTCTCGCTCCTGTGGACGCGGGCCTCGACGCTCGACCTCATGTTCGGCTGGCTTGACGACGAGTGGTGGCTCTGGCGGGTCGTGCGGTTCCTGGCGGTGTCGCTGGCGACGTTCTCGCTCCTCTATGGCGTTGCGCATGCCCAGGAGGCGCGCCGTGCGACGGGGGAGGTCCCCCTGCCGAAGCCCGCCAACACCGTTGCGCTCACCACGATGCTCGCGGCTCTCGATGCCGTGTACCTCATCTTCGTGGTCGTGCAGTTCCAGGAGCTGTTTGGCGGCCCTGAGATGGTGGGTGCCACCGGTGCGTATGCCAGCTATGCGCGCCAGGGGTTCTTCGAGCTGGTGGGCGTCTCCGCCATCAACCTCGCCGTGGCGCTGGCATGCGTGTGGTGGCTGCGCGGCGGCAGGCGTCCCGTCGTCCTGCTGGTGCTGCAGTGTGGCCTGCTCGCTGCCATTGCCGTCATGCTGGCCTCCTCGGCGCTGAGGATGGGGCTGTACGTCGAGCGCTACGGTCTCACGATGCTGCGGGCCCTCACGTACGTGGGCATGGTGTCCATCCTCATGCTGGGCGTCTTCACGGCCGTGCGCCTGTTCCGACCGCAGTTCCGCCTGTACAGGTGGTCCCTGGCGACGCTGCTCGTCATCTGGCTGGCCTTTGGCCTCTCCGTGCCCGCCGCCCGCATCGCGGAGTTCGACGTCAACGGCTACCTCGATGGCTCCATCGAGGAGATCGACATCGACTATCTGTATGACCTCGGCCCCGACGCGTCTGACGCCCTCGACCACCTTGCCGAGGAACGGCCGGGGCAGGCCACCTTTGGCGCTGTGACCTAA
- a CDS encoding branched-chain amino acid aminotransferase: MEKKDLDWGKLSFAYMHTDYSYVSDYRDGAWDAGTLTTDHSLHLSECAGIFHYCQEVFEGLKAYTTKGGDIVCFRPDQNARRMHDSAKRLIMPPFPEDRFVDAVEQVVRANAAWVPPFGSGATLYIRPFMVATGDVIGVAPADEYQFRILVTPVGPYYAGGIKPVKLQVSKYDRAAPHGTGNIKAGLNYAMSLLPSVEAHAAGYADNMFLDPETRTYVEESGGANILFVTKDGRLVVPQSHTDSILPSVTRRSLVDVAQRMLGMEVEQRPVTFAEIDQFVECGMCGTAAVISPVGEVDADGRKVVYGMDHVGPVMAKLRETLVGIQSGEIEDRFGWVHRIDVG, from the coding sequence ATGGAGAAGAAGGATCTGGACTGGGGCAAGCTCAGCTTTGCCTACATGCACACGGACTACAGCTACGTGTCCGACTATAGGGACGGCGCATGGGATGCGGGCACGCTAACCACCGACCACTCCCTGCACCTCTCCGAATGCGCGGGTATCTTCCACTACTGCCAGGAGGTCTTCGAGGGCCTCAAGGCCTACACCACCAAGGGTGGTGACATCGTCTGCTTCCGTCCCGACCAGAACGCCCGGCGCATGCACGATTCCGCCAAGCGCCTGATCATGCCGCCCTTCCCCGAGGACCGCTTCGTGGACGCCGTCGAGCAGGTCGTGAGAGCCAACGCTGCCTGGGTGCCGCCCTTCGGCTCCGGTGCCACGCTCTATATCCGCCCGTTCATGGTGGCCACGGGCGACGTCATTGGCGTCGCTCCTGCCGACGAGTACCAGTTCCGCATCCTCGTGACCCCGGTGGGTCCGTACTACGCAGGTGGCATCAAGCCTGTCAAGCTGCAGGTCTCCAAGTACGACCGCGCCGCGCCCCATGGCACCGGCAACATCAAGGCCGGCCTCAACTATGCCATGAGTCTGCTTCCCTCTGTCGAGGCGCACGCGGCAGGCTATGCGGACAACATGTTCCTCGATCCCGAGACCCGTACGTACGTGGAGGAGTCCGGCGGCGCCAACATCCTCTTCGTCACCAAGGACGGCAGGCTCGTCGTGCCGCAGTCGCACACGGACTCCATCCTGCCCTCCGTCACGCGTCGCTCCCTGGTGGACGTGGCCCAGAGGATGCTGGGCATGGAGGTCGAGCAGCGCCCCGTCACGTTTGCGGAGATCGACCAGTTCGTCGAGTGCGGCATGTGCGGCACCGCGGCCGTCATCTCGCCGGTGGGCGAGGTCGACGCCGACGGGCGGAAGGTCGTCTACGGCATGGACCATGTGGGTCCCGTGATGGCAAAGCTGCGTGAGACCCTCGTGGGCATCCAGTCGGGCGAGATCGAGGACCGGTTCGGCTGGGTCCACAGGATCGACGTGGGATAG
- a CDS encoding ABC transporter ATP-binding protein: MSYVEVCHVGKVIRGDTVLKDVSVRVERGQVVGLQGENGSGKTMTMRVVCGLVRPSSGIVTIGGMRLWKDASFPPSIGLLIEEPALLGTYSGLDNLRLMASIRGIAQEGDLRQSMQRVGLDPSSRKWCRGYSLGMRQRLGIAMALMEVPELLVLDEPTNSLDEDGVDDLVGIIGEERNRGAAVLVSSHDAEFLGKVCDVRYKMRSGKVVEVVGATERHDER, from the coding sequence TTGAGCTATGTCGAGGTGTGTCACGTGGGCAAGGTCATACGGGGAGATACCGTCCTCAAGGACGTCTCGGTGCGTGTCGAGCGTGGTCAGGTCGTAGGGCTCCAGGGCGAGAACGGCTCGGGCAAGACGATGACTATGCGTGTCGTGTGTGGCTTGGTTAGGCCAAGCTCGGGTATCGTGACCATCGGCGGCATGCGGCTGTGGAAGGATGCGTCGTTTCCGCCAAGCATAGGGCTACTCATAGAGGAACCCGCTCTCCTTGGTACGTACTCCGGACTTGATAACCTCAGGCTGATGGCGTCCATACGTGGCATTGCACAAGAAGGTGACCTGCGTCAATCGATGCAGCGCGTTGGACTTGACCCCTCCAGCCGCAAGTGGTGCCGTGGCTACTCGCTTGGCATGAGACAGCGGCTGGGTATCGCCATGGCGCTCATGGAGGTCCCCGAGCTTCTCGTGCTGGACGAGCCTACGAACTCGCTTGACGAAGATGGTGTGGACGACCTCGTGGGAATCATAGGCGAGGAGCGCAATCGCGGCGCTGCCGTCCTGGTCTCGAGTCATGACGCCGAGTTCCTCGGGAAGGTCTGTGATGTCCGTTACAAGATGCGTTCCGGCAAGGTCGTCGAGGTGGTCGGTGCCACGGAAAGGCACGATGAGCGATGA
- a CDS encoding transcription repressor NadR codes for MTGEERRSRALTLLERSVAPLTGTELARRLGVSRQVIVQDIALLKAQGADVVSTSRGYRLMPATSRPMRLLKVFHGPGRVGEELRLIVDLGGTVEDTLVSHRAYGRLSAPLGISSRSDVTHFEHELASSKSGLLSEVTSGYHFHHVSARDEATLDAIEEALGSAGFLAERSDWERTELG; via the coding sequence ATGACGGGCGAGGAGCGCAGGAGTCGGGCGCTGACGTTGCTGGAGCGGAGTGTGGCCCCCCTGACGGGGACGGAACTCGCGCGTCGCCTTGGCGTGAGTCGTCAGGTGATCGTGCAGGACATCGCCCTGCTCAAGGCGCAGGGGGCGGACGTCGTCTCGACCAGTCGCGGCTATCGTCTCATGCCGGCCACCAGTCGTCCGATGCGGCTCCTCAAGGTGTTCCATGGGCCCGGGCGCGTGGGCGAGGAGCTGCGGCTCATCGTCGATCTGGGTGGGACGGTGGAGGACACGCTGGTGAGCCACCGCGCCTACGGGCGCCTGAGCGCCCCTTTGGGCATCTCCAGCCGGAGTGACGTGACGCACTTCGAGCACGAGCTGGCAAGCAGCAAGTCGGGGCTGCTCAGCGAGGTCACCTCGGGCTATCACTTCCATCATGTGAGCGCCCGTGACGAGGCAACGCTCGACGCCATCGAGGAGGCCCTGGGGTCGGCGGGGTTTTTGGCCGAGCGCAGCGATTGGGAGCGTACGGAGCTGGGCTAG
- the uvrA gene encoding excinuclease ABC subunit UvrA produces the protein MASESIVIRGAREHNLRDVDVTIPRDRLVVITGLSGSGKSSLAFDTIYAEGQRRYVESLSSYARMFLGQMDKPDLDSIDGLSPAVSIDQKTTSKNPRSTVGTVTEVYDYLRLLFARIGVPHCPECGRPIERQTTDQVADKVLAHAQGRRALVLAPVVLGRKGEFSKLFEDLAKEGFSRVRVDGDVRELGTGEIRLDKKFKHTIEVVVDRIVVRENSLGRIAEAVETATRIAEGRVAFYLLPDRDAPEGTEGELLSYSLALACPEHGHSIDDLQPRDFSFNAPYGACPDCDGIGTRRIVDAEALIEDPTLSVTGGVFGAIFGHSNYYPQILAAVCRHLGESPDTPWQDLRKRTQRALLDGLGDAKVRVDYHTRDGRDTHWFTKFSGVRSVLFEKYQETTSETMRTHLERYIRVVPCPSCHGARLKPEYLAVTVGDKNIQEVCDLSCADALAFFNGLVLTERQQLIGAAIVKEIVARLRFMVNVGLDYLTLSRAAATLSGGEAQRIRLATQIGAGLMGVLYILDEPSIGLHQRDNDRLIETLGRLRDQGNTVIVVEHDEDTIRSADYVIDMGPGAGELGGDIVAAGTPEEIMANPDSLTGAYLTGRRMIELPERRRTPRRGSVRLTGARANNLKNVSIKVELGTLTVVTGVSGSGKSSLVTDTLAPALTNAVHHSKRPVGPYRKLEGLVDKDGRRIVDKVIDIDQSPIGRTPRSNPATYIGLWDDLRSLFASVPESRARGYSPGRFSFNVPGGRCEACKGDGQIKIEMNFLPDIYVPCEVCGGKRYNRETLEVTYHGRSISDVLDMTVTEALAFFGSIPRIKNKLQTLYDVGLGYIHLGQSATTLSGGEAQRVKLAKELHRQQTGRTFYILDEPTTGLHFEDVRLLVQVLEKLVDAGNTVLVIEHNLDVIKMADRIIDLGPEGGEGGGTVVAYGTPEKVAEVPESYTGHYLAPILARDRARQGRG, from the coding sequence ATGGCATCAGAGTCCATCGTCATCCGCGGCGCACGCGAGCACAACCTGCGTGACGTCGACGTCACCATCCCGCGCGACAGGCTCGTCGTCATCACGGGGCTCTCGGGCTCGGGCAAGTCGAGCCTGGCCTTCGACACCATCTACGCCGAGGGCCAACGCCGCTACGTGGAGAGCCTCTCCTCCTATGCCCGCATGTTCCTGGGCCAGATGGACAAGCCCGACCTCGACAGCATCGACGGCCTCTCCCCGGCCGTCTCCATCGACCAGAAGACCACGAGCAAGAACCCCCGCTCCACCGTGGGCACCGTGACGGAGGTCTATGACTACCTGCGTCTGCTCTTCGCGCGCATCGGCGTGCCCCACTGTCCGGAGTGCGGGCGGCCCATCGAGCGCCAGACCACCGATCAGGTGGCGGACAAGGTCCTGGCCCATGCGCAGGGCAGGCGTGCCCTCGTGCTCGCGCCGGTGGTGCTGGGCCGCAAGGGCGAGTTCTCCAAGCTCTTCGAGGACCTCGCCAAGGAGGGCTTCTCGCGTGTCCGCGTGGATGGTGACGTGCGCGAGCTGGGCACAGGCGAGATCAGGCTCGACAAGAAGTTCAAGCACACCATAGAGGTCGTGGTCGACCGCATCGTGGTGCGCGAGAACAGCCTGGGTCGCATCGCCGAGGCCGTGGAGACGGCCACGCGCATCGCCGAGGGCCGGGTGGCCTTCTACCTGCTGCCCGATCGTGACGCCCCCGAGGGCACGGAGGGCGAGCTGCTCTCCTACTCGCTGGCGCTGGCCTGCCCCGAGCACGGACACTCCATCGACGACCTCCAGCCGCGCGACTTCTCGTTCAACGCCCCGTATGGCGCCTGCCCCGACTGCGACGGCATCGGCACCCGCCGCATCGTGGACGCCGAGGCGCTCATCGAGGATCCCACGCTCTCCGTGACGGGTGGCGTCTTTGGCGCCATCTTCGGCCACTCCAACTACTATCCGCAGATCCTTGCCGCCGTCTGCAGGCATCTGGGCGAGAGCCCCGACACCCCCTGGCAGGACCTCAGGAAGAGGACCCAGCGGGCCCTGCTTGACGGTCTGGGTGACGCCAAGGTTCGCGTCGACTACCACACGCGGGACGGGCGTGACACCCACTGGTTCACCAAGTTCTCCGGCGTGCGCTCCGTGCTCTTCGAGAAGTACCAGGAGACCACGAGCGAGACCATGAGGACGCATCTCGAGCGCTACATCCGCGTGGTGCCCTGCCCCAGCTGCCACGGGGCGCGCCTCAAACCCGAATACCTGGCCGTCACCGTGGGAGACAAGAACATCCAGGAGGTCTGCGACCTCTCCTGCGCCGATGCGCTCGCCTTCTTCAACGGCCTCGTGCTCACGGAGCGCCAGCAGCTCATCGGTGCCGCCATCGTCAAGGAGATCGTCGCCCGCCTGCGCTTCATGGTCAACGTGGGCCTCGACTACCTCACGCTCAGCCGTGCGGCCGCCACGCTCTCGGGCGGCGAGGCACAGCGCATCCGCCTGGCCACGCAGATCGGCGCCGGCCTCATGGGCGTGCTCTACATCCTGGACGAGCCCTCCATCGGCCTGCACCAGCGTGACAACGACCGCCTCATCGAGACGCTGGGGCGCCTGCGCGACCAGGGCAACACCGTGATCGTGGTGGAGCACGACGAGGACACCATCCGCTCGGCGGACTACGTGATCGACATGGGGCCGGGCGCGGGCGAGCTGGGCGGCGACATCGTGGCCGCCGGCACGCCGGAGGAGATCATGGCCAACCCCGACTCCCTCACGGGCGCCTACCTCACGGGCAGGCGCATGATCGAGCTGCCCGAGAGGCGCCGCACCCCGCGCCGTGGCTCCGTCAGGCTGACGGGGGCGCGGGCCAACAACCTCAAGAACGTCTCCATCAAGGTGGAGCTGGGCACCCTCACCGTGGTCACGGGCGTCTCGGGCTCGGGCAAGAGCTCGCTCGTCACGGACACGCTGGCACCCGCCCTCACCAACGCCGTGCATCACTCCAAGCGCCCCGTGGGCCCCTATCGCAAGCTCGAGGGCCTTGTGGACAAGGACGGCCGCAGGATCGTGGACAAGGTCATCGACATCGACCAGAGCCCCATCGGCCGCACGCCGCGCTCCAACCCGGCTACCTACATCGGCCTATGGGACGACCTGCGCAGCCTCTTCGCCTCCGTGCCCGAGAGCCGCGCGCGCGGCTACAGCCCGGGACGCTTCTCGTTCAACGTGCCGGGTGGCCGCTGCGAGGCCTGCAAGGGCGACGGCCAGATCAAGATCGAGATGAACTTCCTGCCCGACATCTACGTGCCGTGCGAGGTGTGCGGCGGCAAGCGCTACAACCGCGAGACCCTGGAGGTCACCTACCATGGCAGATCCATCTCGGACGTGCTGGACATGACGGTCACGGAGGCGCTCGCGTTCTTTGGGAGCATCCCGCGCATCAAGAACAAGCTGCAGACCCTCTACGACGTGGGCTTGGGCTACATCCATCTGGGCCAGAGCGCCACGACGCTCTCGGGCGGCGAGGCCCAGCGCGTGAAGCTCGCCAAGGAGCTGCACCGCCAGCAGACGGGCAGGACCTTCTACATCCTGGACGAGCCCACCACCGGGCTGCACTTCGAGGACGTGCGCCTGCTCGTGCAGGTGCTCGAGAAGCTCGTGGACGCGGGCAACACCGTGCTCGTGATCGAGCACAACCTCGACGTCATCAAGATGGCCGACCGCATCATCGACCTCGGTCCCGAGGGCGGCGAGGGCGGCGGCACCGTCGTGGCCTACGGCACGCCCGAGAAGGTGGCCGAGGTGCCGGAGAGCTACACCGGCCACTACCTGGCGCCCATCCTCGCGCGCGACCGTGCGCGGCAGGGGAGGGGCTAG
- a CDS encoding DUF2975 domain-containing protein, which yields MSKRELSVVLKVIDCLAMAACTFVALVVIPGGETASVLPVGSTILFVVGVVPLVLLAVQAWRLFSAIGAGEVFAACNARTLRFMAYLAAIDSIIWVSGLAIYTLCAPERRFAVVAALSVARVFAVSLTVVLAALSMFTANAAELKDDNDLVV from the coding sequence ATGAGCAAGCGAGAACTGTCCGTGGTGCTCAAGGTGATTGACTGTCTGGCTATGGCAGCCTGCACCTTTGTAGCCCTGGTAGTGATTCCGGGAGGTGAGACGGCCTCTGTACTACCCGTAGGCTCGACCATCCTCTTCGTTGTAGGTGTCGTGCCCCTGGTGCTGCTTGCCGTCCAGGCTTGGAGACTGTTCTCCGCCATCGGGGCGGGGGAGGTCTTCGCAGCTTGCAATGCCAGGACCCTTCGTTTCATGGCGTATCTCGCTGCGATCGACTCCATCATCTGGGTGAGTGGACTCGCGATTTATACGCTGTGTGCCCCGGAGAGGCGTTTTGCTGTGGTTGCTGCACTTTCCGTGGCGCGCGTCTTCGCGGTGTCGCTCACGGTGGTGTTGGCTGCGCTCTCGATGTTCACCGCAAATGCCGCCGAGCTCAAGGACGACAACGACCTGGTGGTGTAG
- a CDS encoding aminoacyl-tRNA deacylase: MPRRERIAKTNAMRELERGGVSYTAHEHEEGDLSRGLGLRMAEEAGEDPASQFKTLVCVAPGGGHVVCCLPVGEELDFKKAAAAAGEKSLSLLPTRELEATTGYVRGGCTPVGMRRRFPTLIDETAQLFERIGISGGRRGLGLRVNPEELAALIGATFADVCR; the protein is encoded by the coding sequence GTGCCCAGGAGGGAGAGGATAGCCAAGACCAACGCCATGCGCGAGCTGGAGCGTGGTGGGGTGTCCTACACGGCCCACGAGCATGAGGAGGGAGACCTCTCGCGCGGCCTAGGCCTGCGCATGGCCGAGGAGGCGGGCGAGGATCCCGCCAGCCAGTTCAAGACGCTCGTGTGCGTGGCGCCGGGCGGCGGCCATGTGGTGTGCTGCCTGCCCGTGGGCGAGGAGCTCGACTTCAAGAAGGCCGCGGCGGCAGCGGGCGAGAAGTCGCTCTCGCTGCTGCCCACCAGGGAGCTGGAGGCAACGACGGGCTACGTGCGTGGTGGCTGCACGCCCGTGGGCATGAGGAGGCGGTTCCCCACCCTCATCGACGAGACGGCGCAGCTCTTCGAGCGCATCGGCATATCGGGCGGCAGGCGCGGCCTGGGCCTGCGCGTGAATCCGGAGGAGCTGGCGGCTCTCATCGGCGCGACGTTTGCGGACGTCTGCCGGTAG
- a CDS encoding helix-turn-helix domain-containing protein, whose product MPEQPQGEIRVNLDVMLATRKMTLTELSECVGVTMANLSLKNGKARAVRFTTLAAICNELDCQPGDLLEYVPHQT is encoded by the coding sequence ATGCCGGAGCAACCGCAGGGAGAGATCCGGGTCAACCTGGACGTCATGCTCGCCACGCGCAAGATGACGCTCACCGAGCTCTCGGAGTGCGTGGGCGTGACCATGGCCAACCTCTCCCTCAAGAACGGCAAGGCGCGGGCCGTGCGCTTCACCACGCTTGCCGCCATCTGCAACGAGCTGGACTGCCAGCCGGGTGACCTGCTCGAATACGTTCCACACCAGACGTAA